From the Chionomys nivalis chromosome 18, mChiNiv1.1, whole genome shotgun sequence genome, the window caggacaggctccaaaatcacagagaaaccctgtttcaaaaaaccaaaaaaaaaaaaaaattacaaaaaatacACCACTACAATATTCAAAGcattaataaatgtattaaaacacTACTAACTGTGATGTCTTTCCCCAGAGTTGCTGTAAATGCTCCATGTACCCCATAGTCTACCCAGGAGTCCTCGGTATCAACACTGACCACTGCTTCAGGGATACACATGTAGGGTACCTGTGACAGGTTCCTGGGATTGCCTCAGACGTTTGAGAGGGGGCTCCAGTAGATTGCATTGAGAAGAAGCCAGAGAGCTGTATGCTTCAGCCACCAAGTGGGGGCGTGAATCCACCATTAACTTCCAGCTTGCAGTCTGAGAGACCTCGGAAGCATGAGCTGTAATAAAATTCAGCACCTGTGTTTTCAGCTGCCTTGTGCTGTGGAGGTCAGCCAGGACGAGAGTGTGGGCAGCATTCTTCACAGAGAGGTCCCTGCAGAGGGCACTCTCACACATGACCTTCAAACGCTCCAGGCCATACTTGTCAGCAGCTGCCAGCATAGCATCTGCAATGTTGTAGAggactggttccttccctgtgtAAATGAAGACCATCATTGCCTTGAAGACTTCAGTTTTCAGGTCATGAATCTCAAAGCGATTTTTTCTGCTCTCCTCCGTGTCTTGTTCAAACATGGCTCTGAAAACTGGAGAGCGAGCAGCTAAGATGGCCTTGTGAGCCCGGAATTCCTGGCCAGCTACCACCAGGCAGCAGTCTGTGAAGCTCGAATTCTTCCACAGCTCTCCTAGATCATCTCCTAATGGGCCTTTGGGACCCTGGATTCTCTTCTCCGTGCTGTCATGAGGGATACTGTAGGAATACGGGACCAGGATCCCCATGCAAAGGAGGGTGAAGTGGTCTTCAGGGAGCAGCCCATGAGAATGGTCCAAGAGGAAATCTCGAAGGATGAACATTTTGTAACCCCTTTGGTAGCCTGgcaagaaattaaagtctttcggGCTAGTCACAGGTtcgtttttttctcctttggcatttATGATCCAAAACTTGAACCGTATGGTAAGGGGACTCTTTGGAGAGCTCAGCAACTCTAGGTGAACTGACAGGTAATCTGAGCTTTCTTCATCGACGCCCTTAGGGTGAACTCTCAAACACCATTTGTCATTGCCTCCTATTGAGAAAGTTGGGCTTCTAATACTGTCCCTCATTTCCTCCAGAATAAAACGGAAGTTGCGGATGGTCCACCTGCAGGAGAAATTCTGGATGTTGAACTGTTTATAGCCCCAGTTCTTGTCTATGGCGTCCCATGACATTTCTCCTGGAGGTAGTTTGATGGTTAAACTggatacaaaatgaaaaactagGATTTGTCTTCTCTTGCCCTGTAGGATACAATAATAGGCATGATATACATTTTTagcttctgtttctcctctgttCCTTCTATGAGGTCGGAAACTCGATTCTCTATAATTATCCAGATTTCAATTCTAGTTTCAGTGTGGGTAGACTAGGCTACAAGGGACTGTTCTAgcacttctttctttctagatTGAATCTTAGGTCAATGGATTTCTAATTTTGAGAATCATACACAATTttgataatttacattttatatactcATCCAAAATTTTTGCACAGTCTTTCTCTAGTGTAACAGAACATACCCAAGGACTCTCTCTGTATGAACAAAAAGATTCATTAGAATGACTTAGGGTTGCAGTCCTGCTAATCCCACAAAGGCTACCTGTGAAGGGAGAGTCCAGGAATCCAGTACTTACTCAGTCCAGGAGATAAGATGTGCCAACTGGTCTTCAATCTATGCTGGAATTGGGATGAAGAATTCTCTAATGCCAGTAAGGGAATGGTCTTGCTgcaaggtgagggcaagcaggcaatgAGCAACAGCTTCCTCCATGTTTTTTATAGGCTCCTAGGAGGCAGAAGGCGTGGCCCAGCTAGAGGTGTGTCCTTCAGACTCTAAatatggattaaaggtgtgttcttcAGGTCTTTagataaatgtttgtgtttttctgcctccaaagtgtgtCTGTGAAGTGCTGTACCTACTTTAACTTAAGCAAAAACATTTCTCACAGTCGTGCCCTCTGTTttaggattttagttaattccagatatagtcaagtcgGGAACCAAGAACCACAATCTCTAGAGAATTTGCTTGCTGGGGTCATCTTCCATAAATAAGGGAATGGTGTCCATTCCTACATAGCTGTTATTACTCTTCTCATGTTGTTATAAGAATTCCTCCAATACACACGATCTGGGAAGAGATACTTTTCTTACCCTGTCAGTGTTCACAGTATGTAGGTCAGCGTGGAAGAATTCTTATAAGGAGGCATGAGTAGGGGCAGACAGGATTCTCTGAAAGTGgctgtctttcttcctgctttttcttcCATTCAGACTCACAGTCCCTGGGTGGCTCCACTAAATTTATTGGTGGTCTTTCTGGTCTTCTTCATTTAATCCTCCTTATACTCACTTCCTGATCCACCTGAGAGTGTGCTATGAGAAAATTCTAATTACTTCTCATTTCCATCTATCAGACTGCTGAGATTCAGGGTCTCATTACCTCATAATTTTCCTCCTCAGTGGTGAGTTCTGTTCTTTAACTTGGAACTTCCATGCTTACAGTGCTGGACCTTAAATGGGAGAGAGTATTCTGGGTTCTAAAGTGTGCAGAATATTTTCAACAGTTACTGAAGAAGGGACTTTGAGATGCTTCCTCATCCTTTTAGATTGTGATCTGTAAAATGCTCCCCACATCTATCACCTTCTCGAGCACGTCATGTCTGTAGGGACACAAAAAGCCTAGAGTACAGGAAAATAACTTCAGTGATTCAATCCTCTCAACAATTCCCAGCCTCGCTCTCCTAAAAGTTTGGCTCCAATGCTCATTCCTCAAGTCAGGAGAAATCAATCAATTGGTTTTGATCTCCTAATTTGAGTTCCTCAGTTAGGAATCTATTACAGGTGGATAACTAATAACATCAGTGACTCTTTTCTATGTGGGTTTAGGTCAGGGTGGCAGCTACCACTGCCCTCCAATGTGTCATTTGAGTGATGGTAGGCAGTCAATGCAGGACCcccatttgtaaaagaaattctTTACATTGCCAGCCTGGGTTTCCCAGGAGCATGCTCCTGGAGAGTAGAGGAGATTTTCATGGAGAACCTAGAGTTCCCTGTGGTTCAAATACAGGATTTGTTCTTATAGAGAATTATTCTCTAActctaatacagagctacagtactgaaaacagcctggtattggcataagaacagacaggaggagcaatagaaccaagtagaagacccggataacAATTCACACAtatttgaacacctgatttttgacaaagaagcaaaaactatcaaatggaaaaagaaaacatatttaacaagtggtgctggcataactggatatcaacaagtagaagaatgaaaatagacccatatctaacaccatgcaaaaaactcaagtccaaatggatcaaagacctcaacataaagccagtcacactgagcCTTATAGaagtgaaagtgggaagtacacttgaatacattgacacaaggaaccatttcctaaatatgaccccagcagtgcagacactgagagaaacaactaataaatgggacctcctgacactgaaaagcttctgtaaagcaaaggacatggtcaacaagacaaaatgacagcctacagaatgggaaaagatcttcactaatcccacatcagtctgatctccaaaatatacaaagaactcaagaaactagacaccaaaagatcacataatccaataaaaaatggtctacagacataaacagagaattctcaagagagaaatctaaaatggctgaaagaaacttaaagacatgttcaacatccttagtcatcagaaaaagacaaatcaaaccaactctgagattccatcttacacctgtaagaatagccaagatcaaaaacactgatgacaacttgtgccaaaagggaacacttctgcattgctggtgggaacgcaagctggtacaaccacttggcatgtcagtgtggcaatttctcaggaaattaggaaacaaacttcctcaagacccaataataccacccAATAATAcaaacttcctcaagacccaataagacccaataataccacaaaggatgctcaatcgtgccacaaggccatgtgctcaactatgttcatagcagctttgtctgtcatggccagaacctggatacaacctaaatgcccatcaacGAAAAGAAGTATAAgaaaattgtggtacatttatacagtgcagtctacacagcagaaaaaaataattacatcttgaattttgcaggaaaatggatggagctagaaaacattattttgagttaggtaacccagacacagaagactaTTATCActtgtactcacttataggtggcttttaaatgtaaagcaaagacaaccagcctacaaaccacaatctcagagaacttagataacaatgaggacactaagagagatttacataaatctaatctatatgggaagtagaaagtagaaaagacaagatctcctgagtagattgggagtatggggaccttggtggaagtctgaagggggaaggagagaggcagggaggggagcagagaaaaatgtagagctaaataaaaatcaataaaaaataaaaaagaaataatgcctCTGTTTACTTCTACCAAACAGAGCCCCTGGAGAAAATActgctaccaaaaagccatgcttaactctgttcttttgtgtctaggattcctttccAAGCATTCACAGACTTTCTGTAGATGTAGTCAGCTCTATATTTGCACGTCAATCTAAGGGAGGctctcatttgttcctggctgcttagagcTGAAATAATCACTCTGAAACTATATAGCTTAAGAATATTTCTAGCTTgatcttatatcctaaattacctcatctccattaatctgtatatatccacatggctgtggcttactgggtaaagttccatctagcatctgtctctggcagggctatatggcttcacacctactctgccttctctctctctctctctctctctctctctctctctctctctctctctctctctctctctttctctctctctctctgtcttactacctgactttactctgttaagccattggttgaaagcagcttctttattaaccaatggcaataaaacttattcacagcatacatcacctcccacatcagatcTCTGAATTATCTATTCAGATTCCAAAGTGTTTTCAGTGTAGATAGTCTAGGCTACCACGGGCTTTTCtatcacttcatttttttttaagattgagtCATAGATCAGTAGATACCTAACTTTGCCAGTTATGCACATTTTGATCATAGGAGACATTTTATACActtatgtaaaaaatattttacctggGTTCTCCAGAGTAACAGAACATGTCCAGTGACTCTCTCTCTGTATGAACAAAGGAGAGTCATTAGAATGACTTAGGGCTGCAGTCCTGCTAACCCTACAATGGCTACCTGTGAAGGGAAAGTACAAAAATCCAATTCTTACTTAGTCTAGGAGGTTAGACATGTTGGCTcatcttcagtatatgctggagtTCTGTAGAATTTTCTAATAGCAGTGAAGTAATAGACTTGCTTCaaagtgagggcaagcaggcaaagagtaatatcttcattcttccatgtccttttatagGCTTCCAGAAGGCAGAAGGTACTGCCCAATTAAAGATGTGGCTAGCAACCTCAAGACTCAAGATATGAATTAAAGGTACATGTCTTCAGGCCTGGAGATCCGGATTAAATGTTTGTGTCTTTCTAACATCTGTATTTGAAGTGATCTACCCACTTATACTTAATGAAAGCCTTTCTCACAGTTGTGCCCTCTATTttaggattttagttaattccaggtgtGGTAAGGTGGGAAGCAAGAATATCCATCACAGGCACATTTTGCTTATGTGGATTAATCTTCCATATGTAAAGGAATGGTGTCCATTCCTCCACAGCTGTTATTACTTTTGCCATGTGGTTATTAGAAGTCCCTTATAATACGATCTTGGAAgaggtgcctttttttttttttttttttaccctgtcAGGAGCCTCAGTGTTCACAATATGGAGGTTAGGGTGATAGATCATGTATGGCGGCTGGGAACAGAGGCAGCCAGGATCCTCTGTGTACTGGCGTAAATGAaaggcagacggaaattataataaaatattcagctttaattagggaaagactcacagaaccgaagttctagcagagaacaggaaagcagaagaaggggcggcTGAGAGCACGCCCACAATCTTTatgagtaaaaaatatcctcgggcgacctgccccctgctagcaaggtgattggctgggtctcccttACAtctcccttttttatttaaataagatagagccaaaccaaatacaactatatacaataggaacaaataataaatatactaaacgttctatttcaaagaatctaaataatgtagagagtaactacaattatctaatcttcacctccgtcaaagatctgagaagggaaattagTATTAcctaacaaatgagagatatccaaaatgtgcaacaattgacagagataactgactacctgggcaatcactcaaagtctcgtttgcaatgttgagtcaaccaactttggctaaggcctaacataactgacataccattattaaaggcaaggaactttcttagaactatcctaccctgtcttggcaggataagacaatcctgtttcttagtcagtagttgaggtatgggcttttcttaacccaaaggccagttctgccaagaagacaagcttccAGTGGAGTATCTCTGGtactcaacgttctctcgggaatagagtggtGTTGGCAGGAGTAACTGTGTCTGgttggcacagaattctaggttagattaaaggccatttttctacagttcttcgaagaggctgaagatcatactatctatactaaatataatctctaaatATCTAAAatcctgattaacctaaaaataaatgacaaacatataattctcaatacctatctaacttgaagactaagagaataaacaactgtgcaatatatgaagacaatgatcttcaactgtaaacaatgtcattacatatcaaatgtaaacagtgttattatataaatagtatcagaggtagaaatgtacattgtaatatggtagatgtatcaatacaatataaacaaagttataagcatactctcatacaaaaatagaggtaggaacactgacattcaatattcaatatatcaatatacaagaaacagtaccaatacaattgtCTAAAAACAgcaattcacaaataccaatcatcccatcaaaccagtcaatccccccctttttttgaaaatacccctaattccataaaatatctccccatcccctcaaccctaaaccaacactaaaagatgtccctaaccctgagggcaaactctgttgggagaggggacatcgtcctctaagattgcttctagctgacatggggtaGACGTTATCCTTAGGggctcctgtgaaagcaaatgatggtaaaattcccaaattaacctttgacctaagaaaattgtaactagtctctgagtgttttgagaaggtccagccagagtgttgtcaaaaatgtgcaccattcgaaattgtctcgtgcagttggtaccaaaaaacaggtctaattttagcacttaaaaaaaatcatgacgtcataataaccagattgagttgatgtcgtggggctccatcttcatcctggaaacttcaaagattactgtaggagaattttttgcttgttatgggaaatttaaa encodes:
- the LOC130889930 gene encoding speckle-type POZ protein-like; the encoded protein is MSWDAIDKNWGYKQFNIQNFSCRWTIRNFRFILEEMRDSIRSPTFSIGGNDKWCLRVHPKGVDEESSDYLSVHLELLSSPKSPLTIRFKFWIINAKGEKNEPVTSPKDFNFLPGYQRGYKMFILRDFLLDHSHGLLPEDHFTLLCMGILVPYSYSIPHDSTEKRIQGPKGPLGDDLGELWKNSSFTDCCLVVAGQEFRAHKAILAARSPVFRAMFEQDTEESRKNRFEIHDLKTEVFKAMMVFIYTGKEPVLYNIADAMLAAADKYGLERLKVMCESALCRDLSVKNAAHTLVLADLHSTRQLKTQVLNFITAHASEVSQTASWKLMVDSRPHLVAEAYSSLASSQCNLLEPPLKRLRQSQEPVTGTLHVYP